From one Esox lucius isolate fEsoLuc1 chromosome 11, fEsoLuc1.pri, whole genome shotgun sequence genomic stretch:
- the LOC105009479 gene encoding NLR family CARD domain-containing protein 3-like isoform X2 has product MTKDQSMDRHIRFREGYFSTEQSPIQQERPASPVPSCVSMKSHKSMDRPVNFREGVFSTEQSPIQQERPASPVPSCVSMKSHKSMNRPVNFREGVFSTDQSGWSTLTEDQSRCSVCELALRDPVSINCGHRFCRQCITRYWEQPASSGEYVCPQCRKRSRTRPVLQQLSEPSEDDRGSENMDESLHRILENYKARLKTRYECVTEGNVKTGNRTPLNSIYTELYITEGESKGVNCEHEVWQLETASRMPTPHDTAIHCNDIFKPLPGQEKPIRTVLTKGIAGIGKTVSVQKFILDWAEGKANQDVDVIFVLPFRELNLIRDHQYSLLRLLNDFNTDLDKHSVKKLVACKSMFIFDGLDESRLPLEFHCNKVISDVTQTSSVDVLMTNLIKGNLLPSALLWITTRPAAANQIPSDCVDQVTEVRGFNHPQKEEYFRKRFSDEDLASKIISHIKTSRSLHIMCHIPVFCWILSIVFEHMLTKDRRGEMPKTLTEMFTHFLFIQTSHKYQKYHEGDEMEEELMKSDKDVLLKLGKLAFEHLEKGNLIFYEEDLKECGIDLREASVNSGICTEIFKEESVLFQRMVYCFVHLSIQEFLSAVYIYHCFTTQNMDALKPFLKRKTKASSEDLTLHELLKSTVDKALESKNGHLDLFVRFLHGLSLESNQKLLRGLVTQTESCPESIQKMVRSLKVMQKKNVSPERCINLFHCLIEMKDHSVQEEIQKYLKSDNRSKILTLAQCSALAFMMQISEDVLEEFDLKKYKTSQEGRRRLLPAVRGCRKALLAGCNITADVCEVISSALVSNPSHLTVMDLSDNILKDSGLKMLSDGLGHPHCKLETLRLSGCGITEEGCSSLVSALMSNPSHLKELDLSNNDLKDTRVKQLSALLKNPQCKLETLSRSKPPSLVKTKPHQISRH; this is encoded by the exons CCCAATTCAGCAGGAGAGACCAGCCTCccctgtacccagctgtgtgtccatgaagagtcACAAGTCTATGGATCGTCCTGTTAATTTCAGGGAGGGAGTCTTTTCTACTGAACAAAG CCCAATTCAGCAGGAGAGACCAGCCTCccctgtacccagctgtgtgtccatgaagagtcACAAGTCTATGAATCGTCCTGTTAATTTCAGGGAGGGAGTCTTTTCTACTGATCAAAG TGGATGGTCAACTCTGACAGAGGATCAGTCCAGGTGTTCAGTGTGTGAGCTGGCTCTGAGGGATCCAGTCTCTATTAACTGTGGACACAGGTTCTGCAGACAGTGTATCACGAGATACTGGGAGCAGCCTGCTTCGTCAGGAGAATATGTCTGTCCTCAGTGTAGAAAGAGATCCAGAACAAGACCTGTACTACAGCAGCTGAGTGAACCCAGTGAGGATGATAGAGGCTCTGAGAACA TGGATGAAAGCCTGCATAGAATTCTAGAGAATTATAAAGCCAGACTAAAAACGAGGTATGAATGTGTGACAGAAGGCAATGTGAAGACAGGCAATCGGACTCCCCTCAACAGTAtttacacagagctctacatcacagagggagAAAGTAAAGGGGTTAACTGTGAACATGAGGTTTGGCAGCTAGAGACAGCATCCAGAATGCCAACCCCACACGACACAGCAATCCACTGCAATGACATCTTCAAACCTTTACCCGGCCAAGAGAAACCAATCAGAACTGTTCTTACAAAGGGCATTGCTGGTATCGGAAAAACTGTCTCTGTGCAGAAATTCATCCTAGACTGGGCTGAAGGCAAGGCAAACCAAGATGTGGATGTCATATTTGTGCTTCCTTTCAGGGAACTCAACTTGATCAGAGATCACCAGTACAGTTTGCTCAGACTTCTGAATGACTTCAACACAGATCTGGACAAACACAGCGTGAAGAAACTTGTTGCCTGTAAATCAATGTTTATCTTCGATGGTCTGGATGAAAGCAGACTTCCACTGGAATTTCACTGTAACAAAGTCATATCTGATGTAACACAGAcatcatctgtagatgttctgatgacaaacctcatcaagggaaatctacttccctctgctctcctctggataactaccagacctgcagcagccaatcagatcccttcTGATTGTGTTGACCaggtgacagaggtgagagggttcaatcacccacagaaagaggagtacttcaggaagagattcagtgatgaggacctggccagcaaaatcatctcacacataaagacatcaaggagcctccacatcatgtgtcacataccagtgTTCTGTTGGATTTTGTCTATAGTCTTTGAGCACATGTTGACTAAAgataggagaggagagatgcCCAAGACACTGACTGAGATGTTTACGCATTTCCTGTTCATTCAGACCAGCCACAAGTACCAGAAGTATCACGAAGGAGATGAGATGGAAGAGGAGCTGATGAAGTCAGATAAGGATGTTCTTCTCAAGTTGGGGAAGCTGGCGTTTGAACATCTGGAGAAGGGCAATCTCATCttctatgaagaagacctgAAAGAGTGTGGCATCGATCTCAGAGAGGCTTCAGTGAACTCAGGAATATGCACAGAAATCTTCAAAGAAGAGTCAGTGTTATTTCAGAGAATGGTGTACTGCTTTGTGCATCTGAGCATTCAGGAATTCCTCTCAGCTGTCTACATCTACCATTGTTTCACAACCCAGAACATGGATGCACTGAAGCCCTTCCTTAAGAGAAAGACTAAAGCTTCATCTGAAGATCTAACCTTACATGAGCTGCTAAAGAGTACCGTGGATAAAGCCTTGGAGAGCAAGAACGGACACCTGGACCTTTTTGTCCGCTTCCTTCATGGCCTCTCATTGGAGTCTAATCAGAAACTCCTACGAGGTCTggtgacacagacagaaagctGTCCAGAGAGCATCCAGAAAATGGTGAGATCCCTAAAGGTGATGCAGAAGAAGAACGTCTCCCCTGAGAGGTGCATCAATCTCTTCCACTGTCTGATAGAGATGAAAGACCATTCAGTACAGGAGGAAATCCAAAAATACTTGAAGTCAGACAACCGTTCCAAAATCCTCACACTTGCTCAGTGTTCAGCCCTGGCCTTCATGATGCAGATATCAGAGGATGTTCTGGAGGAGTTTGATTTGAAGAAGTACAAGACATCACAGGAGGGTCGTAGGAGACTGCTCCCAGCTGTCAGAGGATGCAGAAAGGCTCT ACTCGCTGGCTGTAATATCACAGCTGATGTGTGTGAAGTGATATCCTCAGCTCTCGTCTCAAACCCCTCCCACCTGACAGTGATGGATCTGAGTGACAATATACTGAAGGATTCTGGACTGAAGATGCTCTCTGATGGACTGGGGCATCCTCACTGTaaactggagactctgag actgtcaggttgtggaatcactgaggaaggctgCTCTTCTCTGGTCTCTGCTCTGatgtcaaacccctcacacctgaaagagctggatctgagtaacaatgacctgaaggatacaAGAGTGAAGCAGCTCTCTGCTTTGCTGAAGAATCCACAATGTaaactggagactctgag CAGGTCCAAGCCTCCATCCCTGGTAAAGACCAAACCCCATCAGATATCACGGCATTAG
- the LOC105009479 gene encoding NLR family CARD domain-containing protein 3-like isoform X1, translated as MTKDQSMDRHIRFREGYFSTEQSPIQQERPASPVPSCVSMKSHKSMDRPVNFREGVFSTEQSPIQQERPASPVPSCVSMKSHKSMNRPVNFREGVFSTDQSGWSTLTEDQSRCSVCELALRDPVSINCGHRFCRQCITRYWEQPASSGEYVCPQCRKRSRTRPVLQQLSEPSEDDRGSENMDESLHRILENYKARLKTRYECVTEGNVKTGNRTPLNSIYTELYITEGESKGVNCEHEVWQLETASRMPTPHDTAIHCNDIFKPLPGQEKPIRTVLTKGIAGIGKTVSVQKFILDWAEGKANQDVDVIFVLPFRELNLIRDHQYSLLRLLNDFNTDLDKHSVKKLVACKSMFIFDGLDESRLPLEFHCNKVISDVTQTSSVDVLMTNLIKGNLLPSALLWITTRPAAANQIPSDCVDQVTEVRGFNHPQKEEYFRKRFSDEDLASKIISHIKTSRSLHIMCHIPVFCWILSIVFEHMLTKDRRGEMPKTLTEMFTHFLFIQTSHKYQKYHEGDEMEEELMKSDKDVLLKLGKLAFEHLEKGNLIFYEEDLKECGIDLREASVNSGICTEIFKEESVLFQRMVYCFVHLSIQEFLSAVYIYHCFTTQNMDALKPFLKRKTKASSEDLTLHELLKSTVDKALESKNGHLDLFVRFLHGLSLESNQKLLRGLVTQTESCPESIQKMVRSLKVMQKKNVSPERCINLFHCLIEMKDHSVQEEIQKYLKSDNRSKILTLAQCSALAFMMQISEDVLEEFDLKKYKTSQEGRRRLLPAVRGCRKALLAGCNITADVCEVISSALVSNPSHLTVMDLSDNILKDSGLKMLSDGLGHPHCKLETLRLSGCGITEEGCSSLVSALMSNPSHLKELDLSNNDLKDTRVKQLSALLKNPQCKLETLRGFQISLPQRHILLAQYRG; from the exons CCCAATTCAGCAGGAGAGACCAGCCTCccctgtacccagctgtgtgtccatgaagagtcACAAGTCTATGGATCGTCCTGTTAATTTCAGGGAGGGAGTCTTTTCTACTGAACAAAG CCCAATTCAGCAGGAGAGACCAGCCTCccctgtacccagctgtgtgtccatgaagagtcACAAGTCTATGAATCGTCCTGTTAATTTCAGGGAGGGAGTCTTTTCTACTGATCAAAG TGGATGGTCAACTCTGACAGAGGATCAGTCCAGGTGTTCAGTGTGTGAGCTGGCTCTGAGGGATCCAGTCTCTATTAACTGTGGACACAGGTTCTGCAGACAGTGTATCACGAGATACTGGGAGCAGCCTGCTTCGTCAGGAGAATATGTCTGTCCTCAGTGTAGAAAGAGATCCAGAACAAGACCTGTACTACAGCAGCTGAGTGAACCCAGTGAGGATGATAGAGGCTCTGAGAACA TGGATGAAAGCCTGCATAGAATTCTAGAGAATTATAAAGCCAGACTAAAAACGAGGTATGAATGTGTGACAGAAGGCAATGTGAAGACAGGCAATCGGACTCCCCTCAACAGTAtttacacagagctctacatcacagagggagAAAGTAAAGGGGTTAACTGTGAACATGAGGTTTGGCAGCTAGAGACAGCATCCAGAATGCCAACCCCACACGACACAGCAATCCACTGCAATGACATCTTCAAACCTTTACCCGGCCAAGAGAAACCAATCAGAACTGTTCTTACAAAGGGCATTGCTGGTATCGGAAAAACTGTCTCTGTGCAGAAATTCATCCTAGACTGGGCTGAAGGCAAGGCAAACCAAGATGTGGATGTCATATTTGTGCTTCCTTTCAGGGAACTCAACTTGATCAGAGATCACCAGTACAGTTTGCTCAGACTTCTGAATGACTTCAACACAGATCTGGACAAACACAGCGTGAAGAAACTTGTTGCCTGTAAATCAATGTTTATCTTCGATGGTCTGGATGAAAGCAGACTTCCACTGGAATTTCACTGTAACAAAGTCATATCTGATGTAACACAGAcatcatctgtagatgttctgatgacaaacctcatcaagggaaatctacttccctctgctctcctctggataactaccagacctgcagcagccaatcagatcccttcTGATTGTGTTGACCaggtgacagaggtgagagggttcaatcacccacagaaagaggagtacttcaggaagagattcagtgatgaggacctggccagcaaaatcatctcacacataaagacatcaaggagcctccacatcatgtgtcacataccagtgTTCTGTTGGATTTTGTCTATAGTCTTTGAGCACATGTTGACTAAAgataggagaggagagatgcCCAAGACACTGACTGAGATGTTTACGCATTTCCTGTTCATTCAGACCAGCCACAAGTACCAGAAGTATCACGAAGGAGATGAGATGGAAGAGGAGCTGATGAAGTCAGATAAGGATGTTCTTCTCAAGTTGGGGAAGCTGGCGTTTGAACATCTGGAGAAGGGCAATCTCATCttctatgaagaagacctgAAAGAGTGTGGCATCGATCTCAGAGAGGCTTCAGTGAACTCAGGAATATGCACAGAAATCTTCAAAGAAGAGTCAGTGTTATTTCAGAGAATGGTGTACTGCTTTGTGCATCTGAGCATTCAGGAATTCCTCTCAGCTGTCTACATCTACCATTGTTTCACAACCCAGAACATGGATGCACTGAAGCCCTTCCTTAAGAGAAAGACTAAAGCTTCATCTGAAGATCTAACCTTACATGAGCTGCTAAAGAGTACCGTGGATAAAGCCTTGGAGAGCAAGAACGGACACCTGGACCTTTTTGTCCGCTTCCTTCATGGCCTCTCATTGGAGTCTAATCAGAAACTCCTACGAGGTCTggtgacacagacagaaagctGTCCAGAGAGCATCCAGAAAATGGTGAGATCCCTAAAGGTGATGCAGAAGAAGAACGTCTCCCCTGAGAGGTGCATCAATCTCTTCCACTGTCTGATAGAGATGAAAGACCATTCAGTACAGGAGGAAATCCAAAAATACTTGAAGTCAGACAACCGTTCCAAAATCCTCACACTTGCTCAGTGTTCAGCCCTGGCCTTCATGATGCAGATATCAGAGGATGTTCTGGAGGAGTTTGATTTGAAGAAGTACAAGACATCACAGGAGGGTCGTAGGAGACTGCTCCCAGCTGTCAGAGGATGCAGAAAGGCTCT ACTCGCTGGCTGTAATATCACAGCTGATGTGTGTGAAGTGATATCCTCAGCTCTCGTCTCAAACCCCTCCCACCTGACAGTGATGGATCTGAGTGACAATATACTGAAGGATTCTGGACTGAAGATGCTCTCTGATGGACTGGGGCATCCTCACTGTaaactggagactctgag actgtcaggttgtggaatcactgaggaaggctgCTCTTCTCTGGTCTCTGCTCTGatgtcaaacccctcacacctgaaagagctggatctgagtaacaatgacctgaaggatacaAGAGTGAAGCAGCTCTCTGCTTTGCTGAAGAATCCACAATGTaaactggagactctgag